One stretch of Clavibacter michiganensis DNA includes these proteins:
- a CDS encoding metal ABC transporter ATP-binding protein translates to MTGAPVLSLRDATLAFGARTLWSGLDLDVAPGEFVAVLGPNGSGKTSFLKSVLGAQRLTSGEMRFLDEPVRRGARRIGYIPQQKLITAATPVRARDLVGFGVTGHRWGLPISRRAERARIDELLDAVGATAYADAPVATLSGGEQQRLRVAQALASDPRLLLCDEPLLSLDLGHQRVVSELIDRHRRETDAAVVFVTHDVNPVLDMVDRVLYLVGGRFRIGTPDEVLDSEVLSSLYGTPVDVVRVRGRVVVVGATDDPHGHHSHAYEDHDEHGDHGPHGLHAAEAAGSTDGRAA, encoded by the coding sequence GTGACCGGCGCTCCCGTCCTGAGCCTCCGGGACGCGACGCTCGCGTTCGGGGCGCGCACCCTCTGGAGCGGACTCGACCTCGACGTGGCGCCCGGCGAGTTCGTCGCGGTCCTCGGTCCGAACGGATCCGGCAAGACCAGCTTCCTCAAGTCCGTCCTCGGCGCCCAGCGCCTCACGTCGGGGGAGATGCGCTTCCTCGACGAGCCGGTGCGCCGCGGCGCGCGGCGCATCGGCTACATCCCGCAGCAGAAGCTCATCACCGCGGCGACGCCCGTGCGGGCGCGCGACCTCGTCGGCTTCGGCGTCACCGGCCATCGCTGGGGGCTGCCGATCAGCCGGCGCGCCGAGCGCGCCCGCATCGACGAGCTGCTCGACGCGGTCGGCGCCACGGCCTACGCGGACGCCCCGGTCGCGACCCTCTCGGGCGGCGAGCAGCAGCGCCTGCGGGTGGCCCAGGCCCTGGCGTCGGATCCACGGCTCCTCCTCTGCGACGAGCCGCTCCTCAGCCTCGACCTCGGCCACCAGCGCGTGGTCAGCGAGCTCATCGACCGGCACCGCAGGGAGACCGACGCGGCGGTCGTCTTCGTCACCCACGACGTCAATCCCGTGCTCGACATGGTCGACCGGGTGCTCTACCTCGTGGGCGGCCGGTTCCGCATCGGCACGCCCGACGAGGTGCTCGACTCCGAGGTGCTGAGCTCGCTCTACGGCACGCCCGTCGACGTGGTGCGCGTACGCGGCCGCGTCGTCGTCGTCGGCGCCACCGACGACCCGCACGGCCACCACTCGCACGCCTACGAGGACCACGACGAGCACGGCGACCACGGGCCGCACGGCCTGCACGCCGCCGAGGCCGCCGGCTCGACCGACGGGAGGGCCGCGTGA